tttttcttttatgccaaaaatcattaggatattaagtaaagatcatgttccatgaagatattttgtaaatttcctaccttaaatatataaaaactttatttttgtgagtggatggtctgccacagtgcccctgattaacaacttcaaaggcaatttctcaatattttgatttttttgcgctctcagattccagagttttaaacggttgtatctcagccagatattgtcttattctaacaactcatatatcaatagaaattttatttattcagctttcagattatgtaaaaatcgcaatttcgaaaaattgacccataagactggttttgttgtccagggtcacatatatatataaatggcATACACCAGTTTGATTATTTTGTCTATCATTCAAAACGGTTCTTCATAAACCCTTTTCTCTAAATTCAGAAATGTTTTGGTCATTGAATGTTTAAAATCACCACCTACTGTTCAAAAAGGTTAATCACAGTCAGGCAGCTTACTGTCACAATGTGTACAGAATACTAAGGGTTTGGCATGCTATTACATTAGCTCCATCTTGTGTCTGGCTGATGGCATTTGATGTAGAGTGGCCATAACCGATCCGTTACAAACGCAAAGACATTTAGGTCTGGTTTGATTGATACTACTGGCTGTGTTTGAaggtttaattatttatttgtaaattacATAGAGGCTATTTAAAACATATGACAAATGACAGTGGCTTTAGGAGCGGCTTAAACAGAAAATCTCACCAAAAATTCCCTCACTACCCTTTTCTGTTTTCTAttcatctctttctctgtttgtCCACTGAGAGCTCTTGTCTCTTTTGCTAATGTTACTTAGACTTAGTAATGACAGTGCAGATAACAGAGAGTTCACGCATCTAACGTGAGCCCaatgtttatttcatgtttatttggATCTAAAACAGCGTTAGGCCATGACAGTCTGATTCATCTGCtctaattaaataaagatcctcTCTTTCAACCACTAGAATACTGATCTGGTTGGACAAGAGAGAGGACTTCTCCCAAagtctgttttgtcttttgCTTTTGTCTTCATTCTTTCTTCTTCTGTCTGACTTTCAGTCTGTTCCCCATCTCTCTTTATCGCTCTGCTCTTCTACTGTTCACATAAAATTAATGTTGTTGGCTTACAATGCTTGTTCTACACATGTAGATAGTTTGGTTTATTGaatattctctctctttcacccatctctctctcttgcagGTATCTCAATGCCTATTCCAGTGATTGGACTGCACAACAGAGATAAGGTTTTTATAAACGGCAACTGTGCTCTGAACGAGGAGCGCTTTATTCTGGTCGGGTCCTTTGTTGCCTTCTTCATTCCTCTGGTCATCATGGTAGTAACATATTGTCTCACCGTCCAAGCGCTTCAACGTCAAGCCACAGTCTTCCTCTACGAGGGCAAAGCGTCTTCTGAGCAGCCTTTGCAGCCTCCAGCTCCATCCAATTCTCAACTTGCCCTACCATCTGCTCCTTCCCGCCGCAGCAGCCTGAACTGTCTTCGGATCAGCGACGGAAACACCCTGACCCCACCCTCGGACACCATCTCAATAATCCCGAGCTCAGAGGTTCCGTCTCAGCTGAATTCGCCAGCTGGGCGAGACCCGGGTGGTGCCCACGGCCGGCGCGGCATGATGCAGGCGATCAAGAACGAGCGGCGAGCATCCAAAGTGTTGGGTGTGGTGTTCTTCCTCTTCCTTATCATGTGGTGTCCTTTTTTTATAACAAATGTTCTCTATGTCCTCTGCCGTGGATCTTGTAATGAGCCTCTACTCATTGAACTGCTAAACGTGTTTGTTTGGGTTGGGTACATCTCCTCTGGGGTCAACCCTTTAGTGTACACGTTGTTTAACAAGACGTACAGACGGGCGTTTTCAAGTTACATGCACTGCCAATATAGACGAGTGGGCCTTAAACCCATCCCCATAAATGTCCCTTGTCCATCTCATGCAGCAGTCACGCCCTTCCTTATCTGCCAAAAAATCGCTGTTGACCGCAACAGTAACTGTCGAAACGGGGATGGGAATGGAATTCGGAATCTGGAGCTGCACGATATGGACACTGACCCTGGACTAGAGCTAAAACCAGGATTATCAGAGCTATCCATCAGCAGCAGTCATAGCCACACAGAACACACCAGCAGTGTTTGAAAAACATCCTAAATGTGACATGGACTCTAGGATTGGGTGCAATGTGCTCTAAATGATCTTTTTAGATCTGTGTCAAAAACTCATTGTGATTGGCTGCTGTCACCACGACCTCAGCTGTATCACAGCATAGAATGTATGCTGATCAACACAGTGACAATAAACTGAACAGGGTCAGAAAATATTGTGTCAGTGTGAGGAAATTTGGAAGGAATGTTAATATGTGAATgagtgcgtgtttgtttgtgttatcaGACTTCGATATGAATGCTAATACATACTGCATGAGTAGCCCGTGTCCCACTAAAGCAGCACTGGACAACTGGGCATTGCTGACACTTCATACAACATGCAGTAAATATTTCACAGACAGAGTAACAGCATCCTCTTGTGGTAAATGGAATCATTACATAAATCTAGTGTGAACCCAAAACATGAACAATCATTTCTATGAAACCAAATAGATCATTTCAATGTTATGGCACTATCCAAACTAGTTGCATTAAAAAATGGATGAAGCTATGCTGTCTAAACTCACTTGCGAGTCAGATCATTGTTTGTGCTTGTTAACATCTCCAGTAAGACATGTTAAATGATCTCTCTGTGATTTACAGAATAAGAGTATCACAGTTAGGGGTCATCTTTTCTTACATAACAATGTGGAAGAAATTACTGAAAATCTACAGATCTTTCCAAAGCACCGCTGATTTATAGTTacgtaacaatatcaaaatctcacagtacggtaatacctcggtataaagtccatggtacaatatttattgcaatatttaaaatgacgaaTGATGATTTGGAaatgtgccataagcatcctcttttctttatcctctaatcataactgttgctttgaGGTATGAGTTACAGTATGAGATGGGTAAAaaaccttttataaaataatataattgcaccaaatggaccttgccaaaggtaacatgtattattttttctaacattctctatcttaggcccggaagacctatcgtttcatacagtcatgtgaccacgataatattgagacaattttgctattgcgataagaCGATATCGATAACATCCCTACTGATTTACCATACTGGACCAAACAGAAGAATGACAtgaaattctaaataaacaAGACTTCAAAGATCGAAGATTTTTGAAACTTAAGTACAAAGATTAATGGTTGAATTCAGTTGTggctgcaatatttaaaattccTCTTAAGTTTCTTTTTGTTCAAGGAACAGCCTCTACTTTTGAAGAACAGTCTCTCCAGTGAATGTAGCACCAGTTGTGAGCTGTCCAGCCACCCCAGCAGGTGGTCATGAATGAGTGACGCAAGGAGCAAAACTGCACAAGAGAAGGAGTGCTAGAACCATTTACTTTATATGGACGAACTGTCCACAACATATGTTGATCCGAGAGaccaaaaatgttcatttgagGATGTCCAtgaatatatattgtatataggGTTTGGAATCATATTAAtgttatcgattccgattctgcttatcgatttctattcttatcgattcccagtttcgattccacagttgaagtaaaccATTTAGATATCAACGTGTATacggtcatttagcctgctcaTGGGCTCTATGCATGCGTTACTACTGCGTCTCACAGGAAGAACCCtaggcagtttccggttggggagacttaaagcagagagaaatgggaggaactgcctagggttcttcctgtgaaacTCAGTAGTCACGCATGCATATAGCccattgacttgtttgcaaatatatatttatgagcaccgttttgtgtatatatacacatagaaccatgtttttttctgatttattacaatttgtattaccatagttgaactacatcaaggttaaactgtagtaatcagaaaagacacatgaatggATCACATgtgtacaacatgtgtttaacatgtgcaagaaacacatgtgaaatgtgtgtttttggaacatttttgtgtgaatcccACGTGAATGCCCATGTGAAACAAAaaggataacatgtaaaaacccatgggatgacaagTGAAACATGTGGTGACATGTgaagaacatttattttttacgttttgttacctgtgccttatcacttttttaacctgtatgtgcactggaagcttctgtcactaagacaagttccttgtgtgtccaagcacacttggcaataaagcgctttctgattctgatgtgaCCACATGTGGAGACATATCACCACATGtcgcacatgtcatcccatgggttttcatatgttatcccatgggttacacatgggaattcacatgggattcacacaaaaatattccaaaaacacttttttcacaCGTGATcatatgtgttttttgcacatgtgaatttcgtgtgtctttctGTAAGGGTCGAAACTGTTGTTAATTTGTgtttcctgtgctttaatgcaaatactatagttaaactatgcttaGTTTAGTAAAAATATAGTTAATTTTCagaagggcttttattgagatatcagcagatcacgcaacttttctgaaaatatgcacacaggaattgataagaggaatttaAATCTCAAggatccgattcctattcctttcgattccgatccgattcctagactttcgattccgatccaattcctagcctttcgattccgattccaaattgtaATTGATTtttgattcccaaccctaattgtATAAAGCTGTAAATTCTTGCTGTTTTTCTGTGTAGAACCTTAGAATTTCTCCTGTATCACCTGCCCTTCAAACTGCCATTTTTATACCTTAGCCTGAATGTTTTTCCAAAACCATCTTTTTTGTTCAAATCCATCACTTTCGCAATGTTATCCTTTTGTGAAGCtgctatttatttaataaaagattGTTATTGCTGTGGTGGTCAGTGGCACTTTTGCTGTAAAGTttactatattaaatatacttGGCTCTAACTGTCACGGATTGgcagaagagaacccaaatgcaggcaggcggtgaagggattaacaaacaagactttattataaatacaaagaaacaaaaacacccgcGAGGGGGTGAACGAaaagataacaaaataataaaacgagCAACAAGACCAAGACTACctaaacaataaactagacaacactttgacagaaactaaactaacacttactaagacaggacTGGGTTATagaaacaggaacacaggaacaACGACTGGCACGATTCACATACACGACGTAGTACATACAcacgcaatgaccgacacaggacaatgacacatgagggtattatatagggaagacagacaaaggataacaacacggggcaggtgtgggtaattaaacactcagggaaagataatgaggaaacgagaggaatggggccaatgacaagacactggagagaacgtatattattgtcaaaaggacaataatatgtttctctccacacataaccaaaagctttgccatggctctgctacaggaccaagaaaaacatgactaaggaagcagagccatgacactaacAGTACAAAAGTGCAACCtatgttgaaaacaaaatgtaatcaTGTTGCTTTCAGTACCAAGGACAGCAACAGCTGTTTGGCAGATAACACATCTTTGTTTAGGTGAGAACATGTCTTTTGTTTTTCCCTCgtcatttaaaacattcttAGTACACAAAGCTATTTCTTTATTCCATATGTTTTACACATGCCTAAGAACAGACTTAAGGAAAGGCAATAAAATGTgaccttttcatttttaaacatttttattttcacctATTAGCTatattttggggaaaatgtaaattttatgGACAAAGTACAATGTACACATTCTTATAAAAGTATATACCTAACGCAGCTCTTTTTTATGTATATGAGGTTAAAATACTGCCTTCTACTGATGAAAACGGACTAAAGCAAAAGAAAATTAACATACATGATCTCTCGTGTGAATGTATTTGTTTAAGAATTTGCATTGTTTAGTTTCAATTTCTATCTTCGATTCACTATCTGTCATCGCTACAAATAACTGTAGTTTATAATTTATAGATAACATATTATCATTATCATgatcacatatactgtacatgtcacATATATACCTAATATaccaaagttttactttgcttaccgacatttttacattttaaagccacaatatccTCTGCCTCTAAATCCATTGTGTCGCTGGGTTGGTGGGAGGTGGTCTGTACATCagtctgcgcatgcgcactggCCATCGTTTACCACCGAGTTCTGACAGAGGGCTGTCAAGGAAACGCGCACGCTAGGCGCATCGTTCCGAGATTTAACTGAACCTGTTATTTACACCAGCCGGTCCAAAATCATCTGCAGTCGAGCCATGCAAACGATCTGAATCAAACAAAGAGCTATTAACAGCGGGACCAACATCAGAGAGACGCAGCGGCAGCGCTCGCTAGACACAGGTAATACAGACCATTAATCGGTTTTGCATCAGGGACTTGCTCAAAGCTGCTAACGCTAACACCGTCTAAAGCTCTGTTTTGATCGAGGGAAAGGCTGTGCCATGTGACCAAATGAATTATGAACCAGAATATTTTGCTCCGATGTAATTATTCACGTGATGTGTAGACATGTATCATAACTTGCTTGGGTGAGATGTccaaataaatgtgaaacaaCAATATAGTGAAGGTATAAAGTAAATGCGAATAAACCTGGATCATGCGAGCTAAATATTCGTATGATACCATCTTAGAAATGTTCGGTTATACCACTATTATACCTTTTGAATTGAGTTTTACCGTTTTAGTTAGAGAAATGTATTAGTGTGCATTCACTGTTGTGTAACAATTTTGGAACGTCACCTTTTATTGTTTCGCTGTCAGGGCTTTGATGTTCCTGACAAATACAATCATGTCCAGAAAGGATCTGTTTACACCTTAATCTGTTTCTTTAGTATATCGAGCAATGTTCAATTTTTGCAGAACATATGAATCAAGTTGCCATACCTATAAGCCAGTAGCTTGCTTTTGTAACTCAGTAACAGAGTATACTGTGGACACTTTTTATGTAGGCCTCTCAAACAAGTGTAAGCATTTTAGGAGAACATAATATACCCAGTAACAAGCAGACGTGTATTTGAGAATGTAAAATACGAGACAGATGTGGCTTACTGCATTAAAATTCTGTCTCATCCTGACCAATTGTGTTAAAACACAACCACGAAGTGTCAGGAATGTCTCTCAGCGTACCCATGTGCCACCCAGACAGTcctgtatgtatttattcaatactgtatatactgtacttcttcctgtgtttttatttaatttcagtaTACTGTGTGTGCAGTAAGTGTATCTTGGTCTTCTATGCTAATAATAATTTGCAGGCCTTTAGGTTTCTATCTCTAATCTTAGTCAACTTTGACATCTAAAACTAAACCAGAtcacaatatttgttttagttCATGGTCGATTTTGTACAGTAGAGATGTTCATTGGTAAACAgctgtaaagggatagttcaccaaaaaatgataattctgtcatcatttaggctactcaccctcagattgttccaaatctgtataaatttctttgatttgctaaacacaaaggaaaatatttggaagaatgtcagtaacccaaacagatctcatcccccgttGACTCATAGTAttaattttccctactatagcagtaaatgggggaaaagatctgtttggtttctgacatttttccaaatatcttcctttgagtttagcaaaacaaagaaatgtatacaggtttgggtgagtaaatgttgacagaattttcatttctgggtgaacaatccctttaagtgaCCTTTTTTTAGTCTACATGAAACTATGATGAAcaataaaaatctaaacaaaTGATTTTATTATCACTTTACCATGAGGggtaaatagggctgtcacgattatgaaatttgactgacgattaattgtctaataaatcattgcgattatgacgattaattgtctgttttagggctttggcgattatgacaattaattgtctgtgtttgagctttgacatttaattctcatacatttttgattcagcgattgaaacgaccatattgttctgaatacaagactatgtttttttattggaaatacatctgaaaaaattgggtcatcatatatttaaggtttaggtttttccctgtcaataatacaaccgccaaatacttgtaaattaagtaaattgatcaggtgtgaattgaagccaccattaaaatgctatcagtcatagaaaagcttctagtctgtttttttctcacttgcaagactacaataaaagttcatttctatgttaatgaaattttggtagactggttttcacactgagatttgcttaaataatattaaattgtactgcaggtaatttgtatgttttaggttttttttaagtgattgtgttgtggtggtacattttacaagtattaccatgctttagttacaatatatacactaaaatatgcaatcgcgtataaataaataaaccatcgcgatgaggtcaaacaatcgcgatgagacgattatttaataatcgtgacagccctaggggTAAATAGGAAAATGAATTTAATTGAGACAATCAACtgttacatacacacatatgtTGCACAACATGTTACAAAACATAACACGCTGTATTAGGTTGGCCTTGATGCACTTGTGTCATGTTGTTTACCAGTTAGCCTGTGGTTTGTATCagtgtttctgtgttttcagaACCGGGCCTCTGACTACCTTGACCTGTATTGGCTGTTAAGACTCATTTGTAAACAATGCGACTTCTTTGCTCTATTGAGcacaaaatgaaatgttataCGCAGCCATAGTGACCATTTGTTTTTAGTACATGAAAAAACTGCTTTCTTCGTAATGTCTCTACTTGCCAATATTGGCAAACTTTTTGGCTGAATACTTGCTAAGGGAATGGATGAGTCACAGCAGTGGTCTGAGAGTTTCCCCAGTAATTCACACAAAGCAAAGTTGAGTTTTTTCACCTGGTAGTCACATATTGTTGTTATTCAGGCCACCTCTGCCCtctattttgtttgtgtttaaatgaaaacaatgcCTGCGTAAAAGTGCTGTTTGCTGTTATTTTGTGAGTGGCATTTGccttttgaaaaagaaaatgcaagcATAGCCTGTCTATTGAGACCACCAACAGCCCGATCCAGGTCACATTGCATATTAGGACACTAGATAACTAACtaacctctctttctctctctctctctctctctctctctctcactttttcattttctctgCTTAATTTATGTAAATTATCATCAACCTATGAGTAGTTGCTGCTTTCAAACATTTGATTTCGTCTGTGCAAataagcacacaaacacagacagatgTAAATATACGTAGCCTGTTTTGCCAACATGCTGACTCTGCAGTATTGGGCATGATCGATGCTGTGTTTCCGTGGCAATATCTCGTCATGGGTGTCACCGCGATGATCATCGATGTTGTACATCAGTCCATTGTTGTCCTGTATCATCAATCTTTGCTTGCTGTGTGTCTGGATGGTGCCAGAGACTATTTCTGTTGACAGGTTTTATCATTATGTTTATAAAGACTTGGTACTTCTATTGGGATGCTCTGCAAACTCTCTACTGATCTTCATAGCCGATGTTTGCTGAGTGCTGTCACATGCCTCACTTACAGGGTTATTTTGTCCACGGAATGTTTTATACTGAGTAGACTGCTTGCAGTCTCTTCCATGTGTCTACTTTGTCGTGGTCTTTGTTCTGCtctcaataaacattttgtggCCTGTTCTGTTGTAATGTTCTGAAATACCAAACATTGGATCAAAATTCCACAGTACATTTATTCTCTAATAGCCAGCGGATATCAGAAAGTTCAGATTTATTTTAGTTGATCAGTTTTAGTCATCTTTACAGTATTTGTTGTAGTGATGGGTCATGAAGTCAATCTAAATAGTTGGTAAGTGACGAAGTTGTTTCACTACTATGCTTTTTAGCTGTTTTCACTCTTTCAGAGAAGGTTTTTGATTGTTGACATTGTAACAGAAACAGCTGCTACAACTGCTAGACGGTTGGTACGCCAACATTACTGCCCCACGTCTGTAACAAATTTATCACTTTCCACAACAACTTCCACAATTACTGTCAGACTTCAGATCTCTTGCTGTGAGCAATGTCTATACTGTAGGTCTTTTGTGGTTTTCTATGAGGGCTCTGATatctatttatttgttaaatgtcCATCAGTTACTCATAAACAGTTAAACATGTCTGTTGGGTATCTGCTGGATATGACCCTAAATCATCATACAGTGATTCTTTAAAGTATATTTCAggttaatacacaataaaaggttaaaaaaatagttcaaaatcaaaattttgtcattattgagTTTATTTAGCCTTATGTTGTTCAAACCCCATATGGCCTTCTTTAATTTTCAGATATTGTTTTTGGGAATGGATTGTGACGGAATCTTCTTAAGCTTCTAAAGGATGCAAAAGCGTCATATACTCGTGCAATATATTCAAAGTGTCCTGAAGGTAAATAAGCAGGTTTagtcaaaacaaactaaaatatgaTCCATTATTTGATGAAAGTACACATTTAGTTTCTGgatgaactaaccctttaaccCTGTTTACTTTGTATGTTTAAAATACATCGGTtttttacacaatttatttCAGCTTAGTAGTTTTGCTTTAGAAATTAACAGAATGATTTGTTTGGCTATGCTGAAGCAGCCTAGTCCTCTTGTTAGGAAGGACACTGGAGTCAAACGCAGGGTAGACAGATTTAATCGATACACCTACACTCACAAATAAGGACAGCAGAATACAGTTTATGACAGGGAATCAAAcaaaggctcgagcgctcggccaaaCGACCGTAAAACAAAAACCCCAAAAAAATGTCCGTAGCAAGCGGAAGGTGAGTGAGGTGACAGGAGTCCACAAAAAGCCCAACCGGGCTGGAGAGTTGACCAGAGATTCCGGCTGTAGCGAGTCAGACACGGGAAGGCCAGAGGCCAGAGTTCTTAATCCCATGGGGGTTATCCTTACTGAATTGTTGCGGGTGTTAACAAGAGTCCGTTAGGTGGTGACCTTGCAGAAAtccccgtgcgcagctcgcacTGTCGATTTGTAGGTCTCCCTTGGTAGAATCCTCGAGAGGCACCCCAGAGGAGAACTTGATGACTCGCCTTAAACAAtctccgtgaggaaaagccacAGCTCTGCGTCGACTGAGACGATGGTCAGAACACCGACAGGACGAACAGGACAAGGTGAGTACAGCACTGGAGCCTGGACAAGACAAGAAGGTTAACAATCTGGAACCAACAAGACAAGACTTGGAGTGCAAGACAAGAGGCCAGAGATTGCCACGAAATAACTATAACGGACTGACAAAGAACAACGCAAAACACAGGGAATATAAGGGGAAGCAATCAGGAAGGAAAATGAGACACCAGTTGGGGAGAGGGAAAGTTAAGGGGAAACCAGGTGAATCGGGGAAATCAATAATGAGACGTAGATAGgataacaagggggcggggccacacACACGCGGATTCCGAGCACATGGCAACTGTGAAGTgctcgacaaaacaaaaacagaagacaAGACAGACAACACCCAGAGGTGCTAGACCCGAGCCCTGACAGTACCCCCTTCCCCAGCGGCGCCACCGGGCATCTgaggagggggctcacctcgaCGTCGGTAGAACTCCTTAATCAGAGACGGGTCCAGAATGCCCCGAGACGGAACTTCGCTCCTCTGCGCGATAACCTTCCCAGTCCACTAAATACTGGATGCCTCTGCCACGGCGACGAACGTCTAGTAATCTCCTGACTGTGTAAGCCGGAGAGCCATCCACTAGACGAGGGGGGGGTTTGGGACGATTGCTGGCAGGATGGAGTGGAGAGGAAATGACAGGCTTgaccctggaaacatgaaaaacagagTGAACCCGATCAAGGGAGGGGGGGAGTCTGAGCCGAAcagccaccggattaaccatCTTGGTGATGCGGTATGGACCAATGAACTTGGGCGCCAGCTTGCGAGAAGGCGctcggagaggcaggtccttggtggagagccatacccACTGACCACACACATAGACTGGCAGAGAGGACCGTTGGCGGTCGGCCGCTGCCTTGGTTCGTCTCATGGTTCGAGCCAGAACCCCCCTGGCCTTTCTCCAGGTGCGGCGGCAGCGCTGAACGAAGGTCAGGGCAGACGGGACTGCAGCGTCGCGTTCCTGTGATGGAAACAGAGGAGGGTTATATCCCAAGGAGCATTCGAAAGGGGACATACCTGATGCCGAGGACTGAAGGTAGTTGTGGGCGTACTCTACCCACGAGAGCTGAGAGCACCAAGAACTGGGATTAGATTATGTCAAACAGCGGAGCATTCTACCTAGATCCTGGTTGGCCCACTCGCATTGCCCGTTGGTCTGGGGATTaaaacctgaagacagactcgcagagGCCCCGATCGGTCTACAGAACTCCTTCCAAAACCGGGATgaaaactgaggacccctatcagaGACCACGTCGACCGGCAAGCCATGGAggcggaagacgtggtccaccatcagttgagcgGTCTCCCGGGCAGAGGGTAGTTTGGGTAAAGGGACGAAATGGACCACCTTGAAGAAGCGATCCACCACTGTGAGAACCACTGTGTTACTTTCTGAGGGGGGCAGCCCAGTGACAAAATCAAGAGCAATATGAGACCAGGGGTGGGTGGGGATGGGCAGAGGACGAAGCAGACCAGCGGGGGGGAGATTGAGTGTCTTGCATTGAGCGCACGTGGAGCAGGCTGACACAAACTGTTTGACATCAGC
This region of Triplophysa rosa linkage group LG1, Trosa_1v2, whole genome shotgun sequence genomic DNA includes:
- the htr2cl1 gene encoding 5-hydroxytryptamine (serotonin) receptor 2C, G protein-coupled-like 1, whose protein sequence is MMGAPGGPVLAGFGSTTSSLDLVGWMVWPGNTTFSLNQSIFGTDYSFNLSASSSSSSSPHGVEKDVMKEKNWPALLILVIISLTIGGNILVILAVSLEKKLQNATNFFLRSLAVADMLVGILVMPISLINILYDYAWPLPSALCPIWIYLDVLFSTASIMHLCAISLDRYVAIRNPIEHSRFNSRTKAMLKIAAVWTISIGISMPIPVIGLHNRDKVFINGNCALNEERFILVGSFVAFFIPLVIMVVTYCLTVQALQRQATVFLYEGKASSEQPLQPPAPSNSQLALPSAPSRRSSLNCLRISDGNTLTPPSDTISIIPSSEVPSQLNSPAGRDPGGAHGRRGMMQAIKNERRASKVLGVVFFLFLIMWCPFFITNVLYVLCRGSCNEPLLIELLNVFVWVGYISSGVNPLVYTLFNKTYRRAFSSYMHCQYRRVGLKPIPINVPCPSHAAVTPFLICQKIAVDRNSNCRNGDGNGIRNLELHDMDTDPGLELKPGLSELSISSSHSHTEHTSSV